In Balaenoptera ricei isolate mBalRic1 chromosome 4, mBalRic1.hap2, whole genome shotgun sequence, the following are encoded in one genomic region:
- the LOC132365431 gene encoding OX-2 membrane glycoprotein-like isoform X2: MEWLVLRRLFCHLSTFQLIWFLAAMMLCRAQVETQDVRELLNTPASLRCSLQNPQEVLIVTWQKIKAVSPENMITFSQNHGVVVQPAYKDKINITQLGLMSSTITFWNTTLEDEGCYKCLFNTFGSGKISGIACLTLFVQPTVFLHYKLSEDHLNITCSANARPAPMISWKVSGSEIENSTEILSHPNGTTSVTSILQIKDPKSQVGKDVICQVLHLGTVTDYRETVNKGFWFSVPLLLSIVSLVILLVLISILLYWKHRRNQDRES; this comes from the exons ATGGAGTGGCTG GTATTGAGGAGGCTCTTCTGTCATCTGTCTACCTTCCAACTGATTTGGTTCTTGGCTGCCATGATGTTATGCAGGGCACAAG TGGAGACCCAAGATGTAAGAGAGTTGCTGAACACACCTGCTTCTTTAAGATGCTCTCTGCAAAATCCCCAGGAAGTTCTGATTGTGACATGGCAAAAAATCAAGGCTGTAAGCCCAGAAAACATGATCACCTTTAGCCAGAACCATGGGGTTGTGGTCCAGCCTGCCTATAAGGACAAGATAAACATCACCCAGCTGGGACTCATGAGCTCAACCATTACCTTCTGGAATACCACCTTGGAAGATGAAGGGTGTTACAAGTGCCTCTTCAATACCTTTGGTTCTGGGAAGATCTCAGGAATAGCCTGCCTCACTCTCTTTG TACAGCCCACAGTATTCCTTCACTATAAATTATCTGAAGACCACCTAAATATCACTTGCTCTGCCAATGCTCGCCCAGCCCCTATGATCTCCTGGAAGGTCTCTGGCTCAGAGATTGAGAACAGTACTGAGATTCTCTCACACCCCAATGGGACAACGTCTGTCACCAGCATCCTCCAGATCAAAGACCCCAAGAGTCAGGTGGGGAAGGATGTGATCTGCCAGGTACTGCACCTGGGGACTGTGACCGACTACAGGGAAACTGTGAACAAAG GCTTTTGGTTTTCAGTTCCACTACTGTTAAGTATTGTTTCCTTGGTAATTCTTCTGGTCTTAATTTCAATCCTACTATACTGGAAACATCGTCGGAACCAAGACCGAG AGTCATAG
- the LOC132365431 gene encoding OX-2 membrane glycoprotein-like isoform X3 — MITFSQNHGVVVQPAYKDKINITQLGLMSSTITFWNTTLEDEGCYKCLFNTFGSGKISGIACLTLFVQPTVFLHYKLSEDHLNITCSANARPAPMISWKVSGSEIENSTEILSHPNGTTSVTSILQIKDPKSQVGKDVICQVLHLGTVTDYRETVNKGFWFSVPLLLSIVSLVILLVLISILLYWKHRRNQDRAFHRSATRLKRL, encoded by the exons ATGATCACCTTTAGCCAGAACCATGGGGTTGTGGTCCAGCCTGCCTATAAGGACAAGATAAACATCACCCAGCTGGGACTCATGAGCTCAACCATTACCTTCTGGAATACCACCTTGGAAGATGAAGGGTGTTACAAGTGCCTCTTCAATACCTTTGGTTCTGGGAAGATCTCAGGAATAGCCTGCCTCACTCTCTTTG TACAGCCCACAGTATTCCTTCACTATAAATTATCTGAAGACCACCTAAATATCACTTGCTCTGCCAATGCTCGCCCAGCCCCTATGATCTCCTGGAAGGTCTCTGGCTCAGAGATTGAGAACAGTACTGAGATTCTCTCACACCCCAATGGGACAACGTCTGTCACCAGCATCCTCCAGATCAAAGACCCCAAGAGTCAGGTGGGGAAGGATGTGATCTGCCAGGTACTGCACCTGGGGACTGTGACCGACTACAGGGAAACTGTGAACAAAG GCTTTTGGTTTTCAGTTCCACTACTGTTAAGTATTGTTTCCTTGGTAATTCTTCTGGTCTTAATTTCAATCCTACTATACTGGAAACATCGTCGGAACCAAGACCGAG CATTCCACAGGTCAGCTACCCGACTTAAGAGACTGTGA
- the LOC132365431 gene encoding OX-2 membrane glycoprotein-like isoform X1 — protein sequence MEWLVLRRLFCHLSTFQLIWFLAAMMLCRAQVETQDVRELLNTPASLRCSLQNPQEVLIVTWQKIKAVSPENMITFSQNHGVVVQPAYKDKINITQLGLMSSTITFWNTTLEDEGCYKCLFNTFGSGKISGIACLTLFVQPTVFLHYKLSEDHLNITCSANARPAPMISWKVSGSEIENSTEILSHPNGTTSVTSILQIKDPKSQVGKDVICQVLHLGTVTDYRETVNKGFWFSVPLLLSIVSLVILLVLISILLYWKHRRNQDRAFHRSATRLKRL from the exons ATGGAGTGGCTG GTATTGAGGAGGCTCTTCTGTCATCTGTCTACCTTCCAACTGATTTGGTTCTTGGCTGCCATGATGTTATGCAGGGCACAAG TGGAGACCCAAGATGTAAGAGAGTTGCTGAACACACCTGCTTCTTTAAGATGCTCTCTGCAAAATCCCCAGGAAGTTCTGATTGTGACATGGCAAAAAATCAAGGCTGTAAGCCCAGAAAACATGATCACCTTTAGCCAGAACCATGGGGTTGTGGTCCAGCCTGCCTATAAGGACAAGATAAACATCACCCAGCTGGGACTCATGAGCTCAACCATTACCTTCTGGAATACCACCTTGGAAGATGAAGGGTGTTACAAGTGCCTCTTCAATACCTTTGGTTCTGGGAAGATCTCAGGAATAGCCTGCCTCACTCTCTTTG TACAGCCCACAGTATTCCTTCACTATAAATTATCTGAAGACCACCTAAATATCACTTGCTCTGCCAATGCTCGCCCAGCCCCTATGATCTCCTGGAAGGTCTCTGGCTCAGAGATTGAGAACAGTACTGAGATTCTCTCACACCCCAATGGGACAACGTCTGTCACCAGCATCCTCCAGATCAAAGACCCCAAGAGTCAGGTGGGGAAGGATGTGATCTGCCAGGTACTGCACCTGGGGACTGTGACCGACTACAGGGAAACTGTGAACAAAG GCTTTTGGTTTTCAGTTCCACTACTGTTAAGTATTGTTTCCTTGGTAATTCTTCTGGTCTTAATTTCAATCCTACTATACTGGAAACATCGTCGGAACCAAGACCGAG CATTCCACAGGTCAGCTACCCGACTTAAGAGACTGTGA